The genomic window TAGATCTGCTCGTCGTCGGTCGGGTCGGGGAACTCGACCCAGGCCCGCGCGAAGTCGAGCTCCTTCTCGTCGGGCCCGCCCGGCCCTGTCGTTTCCGGCTGCGGCATCTCCTGCTTCGATCTCGGCTGCTTCTTCGTGGCTTTGTCCGGCTTCGCCTTTTTCGTCTTTGGCACGCGCCCAGAGTAAGCCGCAGTAGCGTTTCCGTATGAGACTCGGAGTCCTCGACGTGGGTTCGAACACGGTGCATCTGCTGGTGGTCGACGCCCACCCCGGTGCGCGACCGCAGCCCGCGCACTCGCACAAGGCGGAGCTGCGGCTCGCCGAACTCCTCGACAAGAATGGGGCGATCGGCCCCGACGGCATCGACCGCCTCGTGTCGACGATCGCCGGAGCCCTCCAGGCGGCCGAGGACAAGGGCTGCGAGGACGTGCTGGCATTCGCCACCTCCGCCGTGCGCGAGGCGGGCAACGCCGACCAGGTCCTGGCCCGTGTCCGGGACGAGACCGGGGTGGCCCTGGCGGTCCTCAGCGGTGAGGAGGAGGCCCGGCTGACCTTCCTGGCAGCCCGCCGCTGGTTCGGCTGGTCCGCCGGGAAGCTGCTGGTCCTGGACATCGGCGGCGGTTCGCTGGAGGTCGCCTTCGGCCTGGACGAGGAGCCCGACGCGGCCGTCTCGCTGCCGTTCGGCGCGGGGCGCCTCACCGCCGGCTGGCTGCCGGGCGATCCGCCGGACCCGACGGACGTACGCGCTCTGCGCCGTCACGTCCGTGCCGGCATCGCCCGTTCGGTCGGCGAGTTCACCCGGCTCGGACCGCCCGACCACGTCGTCGGGACGTCCAAGACCTTCCGGCAGCTCGCCCGGATCACGGGGGCCGCCCGCTCCGCCGAGGGGCTGTACGTGCAGCGCC from Streptomyces sp. NBC_01341 includes these protein-coding regions:
- a CDS encoding Ppx/GppA phosphatase family protein: MRLGVLDVGSNTVHLLVVDAHPGARPQPAHSHKAELRLAELLDKNGAIGPDGIDRLVSTIAGALQAAEDKGCEDVLAFATSAVREAGNADQVLARVRDETGVALAVLSGEEEARLTFLAARRWFGWSAGKLLVLDIGGGSLEVAFGLDEEPDAAVSLPFGAGRLTAGWLPGDPPDPTDVRALRRHVRAGIARSVGEFTRLGPPDHVVGTSKTFRQLARITGAARSAEGLYVQRLLTRKALEEWVPKLTAMTVEQRGHLPGVTEGRAAQLLAGALVAEGAMDLFGIEELEICPWALREGVILRRLDHLPTAQAVLA